A region from the Halobacillus mangrovi genome encodes:
- a CDS encoding LCP family glycopolymer transferase, with protein sequence MSRRAIKKKKKRKKRRWKILLFVIAIILVIGGFYLFSVYNNVRTTVNQDLHEDVSSIDTDETKEKVDNKEPINILLLGVDERENDVGRSDTMIVMTLDPNNDQMQMVSIPRDTRAEIAGDGRVTRINHAYAYGGSDMAANTVENFLDIDLDYYVRVNMEGLSQLVDAVNGITVQNERAFSSGGFDFKEGQLELNGREALAYVRMRKNDPNGDLGRNERQRQVIQGIIDKGASLNIMNKVDEVMTVLGDNVSTNMQFADMRRLATNYRSARKDISTYQMSGQGTMSNGMYLMIMSEEEIQKTHDMIVNFGSKQ encoded by the coding sequence ATGAGTCGCAGAGCAATCAAGAAGAAAAAGAAACGTAAAAAAAGACGTTGGAAAATTCTCCTTTTCGTAATTGCTATCATACTTGTAATCGGAGGCTTTTATCTTTTCTCCGTATATAATAATGTCAGAACAACCGTCAACCAAGATTTACATGAGGACGTTTCCTCGATAGATACAGATGAAACAAAAGAAAAAGTAGATAACAAAGAGCCTATTAACATCTTGCTCCTGGGTGTGGATGAACGTGAAAATGATGTCGGCCGCTCCGACACAATGATTGTTATGACCCTTGACCCTAACAACGATCAGATGCAAATGGTCAGCATTCCGCGTGATACGAGAGCTGAAATCGCTGGAGACGGTCGCGTAACGAGAATTAACCATGCTTACGCTTACGGAGGCAGCGATATGGCGGCTAATACCGTTGAAAACTTCCTTGATATCGACCTTGACTATTACGTACGGGTTAACATGGAAGGGCTGTCGCAGTTAGTGGATGCTGTTAATGGGATTACCGTACAAAATGAGCGTGCTTTTAGTTCCGGTGGATTCGATTTCAAAGAAGGCCAACTCGAATTGAATGGCCGTGAAGCGCTCGCGTATGTGCGTATGCGTAAAAATGACCCAAATGGTGATCTGGGCCGTAATGAGCGTCAACGCCAGGTAATTCAAGGTATCATTGATAAAGGGGCCAGTCTCAATATCATGAACAAAGTGGATGAAGTGATGACGGTGCTTGGGGACAATGTAAGCACAAATATGCAATTTGCTGATATGAGACGGCTGGCTACGAACTACAGGAGTGCTAGAAAAGATATTTCCACCTACCAGATGAGTGGGCAGGGTACAATGTCTAATGGGATGTATTTGATGATTATGTCTGAGGAAGAGATTCAGAAAACGCATGATATGATTGTGAATTTTGGATCGAAACAATAG
- a CDS encoding ROK family protein, whose protein sequence is MGIHIGIDLGGTNVRVAIINKNGTVNELLQEQTEPEKGPVHTINNIIRMIETLAEDEKVEGIGVGAPGPLDPYRGVILNPPNLPGWEEVYLVDALKKYFSTDNIQLNNDANAAALAEAQFGSGKEYNSVFYITVSTGVGGGLVIGGKVFSGAQGYSGEIGNMILNPGGYQYSNLNKGALEGYASGTAIGQRAYQLYEIEGGAEAVFELVSEGDQRAQRIVDEAIEYLAMGIANLTHTINPDVFVIGGGVMKAGDLIWVPLREKVKKYLYPGLVDKVNLQPAALSGDSGVIGASLLAQ, encoded by the coding sequence ATGGGGATTCATATCGGGATTGATCTTGGAGGAACGAATGTAAGAGTAGCGATCATAAATAAAAACGGAACCGTAAATGAGTTGTTACAGGAACAGACTGAACCAGAAAAAGGACCTGTTCATACGATCAACAATATCATCCGAATGATTGAGACGTTGGCGGAAGATGAAAAAGTCGAAGGGATCGGAGTTGGAGCACCAGGTCCCCTTGATCCTTACAGAGGGGTGATTCTGAACCCGCCAAACTTGCCAGGATGGGAGGAAGTGTATTTGGTTGATGCATTGAAAAAGTATTTTTCCACCGATAATATTCAATTGAACAACGACGCAAATGCCGCCGCCCTTGCTGAAGCGCAATTTGGAAGTGGAAAAGAATACAATAGTGTTTTCTATATTACGGTAAGCACAGGTGTAGGGGGCGGATTGGTCATAGGAGGAAAAGTTTTCAGCGGGGCGCAAGGCTATAGCGGTGAAATCGGGAATATGATTTTAAATCCTGGCGGTTATCAATACAGCAATTTGAATAAGGGTGCTTTGGAAGGGTATGCAAGTGGAACAGCAATCGGTCAGCGGGCGTATCAACTTTATGAAATCGAAGGCGGCGCCGAAGCGGTGTTTGAACTCGTCAGTGAGGGAGATCAGAGAGCTCAACGCATCGTAGATGAAGCCATTGAATATTTAGCGATGGGCATTGCCAATTTGACTCACACGATAAATCCAGACGTATTCGTCATTGGTGGCGGTGTTATGAAAGCAGGCGACTTGATCTGGGTACCATTAAGAGAGAAAGTGAAAAAATATCTCTATCCAGGCTTAGTCGACAAAGTGAATCTTCAACCAGCCGCCTTAAGCGGAGACTCAGGAGTCATCGGTGCATCTCTTCTCGCACAGTAA
- a CDS encoding ROK family transcriptional regulator, with the protein MSTKYTRGSFQLMKSMNRSIILNMIRKQGPISRADIAKQSRLTPPTVSNIVKELINTKFVIETTQGTSKGGRKPTLLEINVDYFYVLGIDVGTTSMKFVVTNLFGEVKDTTNLDIPPTPSNNDLLATMKQGIHALLANGNSDPDKYLGIGVGMHGIVDPVNGISLFAPTFQLHNIPIKEELEKEFNMIVNVENDARAMTLGEYWFGHGNDADNMVGVNVGNGIGAGLMVKGRLFHGENSLAGEIGHITIDLSGPKCPCGNYGCLQTLAAGPAIAERAIKELKSGKKSIIQDLVEGDFDRVDGRVVYEAACQNDEFSIQLLNQTGRYLGIGLTNLIHTINPKRIIIGGGVSKAGTFLMEGIKETIQTRGLTDKAKETSIVISKLGEHASAIGACVLILEEFFAK; encoded by the coding sequence ATGAGCACAAAATATACTAGAGGCAGTTTTCAGTTAATGAAATCGATGAATCGTTCCATCATATTAAACATGATCCGGAAACAAGGTCCCATCTCTCGGGCAGATATAGCAAAACAAAGCCGACTAACTCCCCCTACAGTTAGCAATATTGTTAAGGAACTTATTAATACCAAATTTGTCATAGAGACCACTCAAGGTACATCGAAAGGCGGTAGAAAACCTACGCTTCTTGAGATAAACGTTGACTATTTTTACGTTCTGGGAATTGATGTTGGGACCACGAGTATGAAATTTGTTGTAACAAACCTATTTGGTGAAGTAAAAGATACAACAAACTTGGATATCCCTCCTACTCCTTCTAACAACGACTTATTAGCAACGATGAAACAAGGGATCCATGCTTTATTAGCTAATGGAAACAGTGACCCTGATAAGTACTTAGGAATCGGTGTGGGCATGCACGGCATTGTCGATCCTGTAAATGGCATTTCTTTATTCGCTCCTACCTTTCAGTTACACAACATTCCTATTAAGGAAGAATTGGAAAAAGAATTTAATATGATCGTCAATGTAGAGAACGATGCACGAGCTATGACCTTAGGTGAATATTGGTTTGGGCATGGCAACGATGCAGACAATATGGTAGGCGTAAACGTAGGAAACGGAATAGGGGCAGGCTTAATGGTAAAAGGAAGATTATTTCATGGAGAAAATAGTCTTGCAGGAGAAATCGGACATATAACCATTGACCTTTCCGGGCCCAAATGCCCATGTGGAAATTATGGCTGTCTACAAACGTTAGCTGCGGGCCCAGCTATCGCGGAGAGAGCCATAAAAGAGTTAAAATCCGGAAAGAAATCAATCATCCAAGACCTAGTTGAAGGTGATTTTGACAGGGTAGACGGACGTGTTGTATACGAAGCTGCTTGCCAAAATGATGAATTTAGTATTCAACTGCTGAATCAAACTGGAAGATACTTAGGTATTGGCCTTACCAATCTGATTCATACCATTAATCCAAAGAGAATTATTATCGGCGGAGGGGTTTCTAAGGCAGGAACTTTCTTAATGGAAGGTATTAAGGAGACGATTCAAACGAGAGGGCTGACAGACAAAGCAAAGGAAACATCGATCGTTATTTCAAAATTGGGCGAACACGCATCTGCTATAGGAGCCTGTGTTCTTATATTAGAGGAATTCTTCGCAAAATAA
- a CDS encoding ABC transporter substrate-binding protein, producing the protein MKKWLSIFLLVGLVAGVLSACSGNGGGETSGENGESGGEPSGEITVWGWNVAAESMELAVDGFKEQYPDVEVKVEDIGRLDVYEKLTVGLASGGNGLPDVVLVESDRLANYQEQFPDALTNLSEMGYDKHEDKFGEYKLSVTQNSDGDFFAAPWDIGPTGVFYRTDIFEEAGVNPEDIKTWDDYIEAGKTIKEKTGTNMVPVDIAKDDALYRMMLNQQGAYYYDEEGNIDVTSEESKKAFEVIKQLNNEELILNNDGWNGVVSATVNGEVATVPFGVWYTGTIMDQAPDQSGQWGVFQLPAFEEGGNRAANLGGSDLVIPSSSDNKNTAYAFVEYFTTEVDPQMKALEEKGIFPSLNSTYEEDFFNQESEFFSNQKIFKLFADEVSDIPVANYTSDYSRAFDTMSDTQASILLDGKDIETALQDAAEKLKSETDRKISE; encoded by the coding sequence ATGAAAAAGTGGTTGAGTATATTTCTTTTAGTTGGGCTGGTCGCTGGTGTTCTATCAGCATGTTCTGGTAATGGCGGCGGTGAGACTTCAGGTGAAAATGGTGAAAGTGGCGGTGAACCTTCAGGAGAAATCACTGTATGGGGCTGGAACGTAGCAGCAGAATCAATGGAGTTAGCAGTCGATGGTTTTAAAGAGCAGTATCCTGATGTGGAAGTTAAGGTGGAAGACATCGGTCGCTTAGATGTTTATGAAAAATTAACTGTCGGACTAGCTTCAGGCGGTAATGGCCTTCCGGATGTTGTATTAGTAGAATCAGATCGGTTAGCGAATTACCAAGAACAATTTCCTGATGCGTTAACGAATCTATCAGAAATGGGTTATGACAAACATGAAGATAAGTTTGGGGAGTACAAACTTTCTGTAACTCAAAACTCTGATGGTGATTTCTTTGCGGCACCGTGGGATATTGGGCCTACAGGTGTATTTTACCGCACAGACATTTTTGAAGAAGCAGGTGTAAATCCAGAGGATATTAAAACTTGGGATGACTACATCGAAGCTGGTAAGACGATAAAAGAGAAAACAGGAACAAATATGGTGCCTGTTGATATCGCGAAAGATGATGCCTTGTACCGTATGATGTTAAATCAGCAAGGTGCTTATTACTATGATGAAGAAGGAAATATTGATGTGACTTCTGAGGAATCTAAAAAAGCATTTGAAGTCATTAAGCAACTGAATAATGAAGAGTTGATCTTAAACAATGATGGTTGGAATGGGGTTGTTTCCGCAACGGTTAACGGAGAAGTAGCTACTGTACCGTTCGGAGTTTGGTACACAGGTACGATTATGGACCAGGCCCCTGATCAAAGCGGCCAGTGGGGAGTTTTCCAACTGCCAGCATTTGAAGAAGGCGGCAACCGCGCAGCGAACTTAGGCGGTTCGGATCTAGTTATCCCATCCTCATCTGATAATAAGAACACTGCCTATGCGTTTGTTGAATATTTTACAACTGAAGTGGATCCTCAAATGAAGGCTTTGGAAGAGAAAGGGATCTTTCCATCTCTAAACTCAACTTATGAAGAAGACTTCTTCAATCAAGAGTCTGAATTCTTCTCAAATCAGAAAATCTTCAAATTGTTTGCGGATGAGGTCTCTGACATTCCTGTAGCAAACTATACGTCAGATTACTCTCGTGCCTTTGATACGATGTCTGATACTCAAGCTTCTATCTTGTTAGATGGTAAAGATATTGAGACAGCATTGCAGGATGCGGCAGAGAAACTGAAAAGTGAGACAGATCGAAAAATAAGCGAGTAG
- a CDS encoding carbohydrate ABC transporter permease produces the protein MTPKNVPYIFILPAVTFFLIFTVYPVISSLLLSFQKREGSEYVFAGLENYTRLFQDELFYKALGNTFLILIVQVPIQLFLAVVIAVALNSQLVKMKSFFRIAFFMPAITALVASSIIFMIMLDENYGLVNYLLSFVGIDPIAWLSDPFWAKVALMAAITWRWTGYNMVIFLAGLQNIPGSLYEAAEMDGAGKLRQFFYITVPQLKPIFLFTFVLSTIGTLQLFDEPYILTEGGPNNSTLTITLYLYQNGFRYFDFGYASAIAYVLVLIIGVLSWAQMKWAGEDK, from the coding sequence ATTACACCTAAGAATGTGCCGTACATTTTTATCTTGCCAGCAGTTACATTCTTTCTAATCTTTACGGTTTATCCCGTTATTTCCTCGCTATTATTAAGTTTTCAAAAACGTGAAGGTTCAGAGTATGTATTTGCAGGTTTAGAGAATTATACGAGACTCTTCCAAGACGAGTTGTTCTATAAGGCGCTTGGGAACACATTCTTAATATTAATCGTACAGGTCCCCATTCAATTGTTCCTCGCGGTTGTCATCGCAGTAGCGTTAAATTCACAGCTTGTTAAAATGAAGAGCTTTTTCCGAATTGCTTTCTTCATGCCTGCGATTACCGCACTTGTGGCTTCTTCTATTATCTTTATGATTATGCTGGATGAGAACTATGGTCTTGTAAACTATCTATTATCCTTTGTAGGGATCGACCCGATTGCGTGGCTGTCGGATCCGTTCTGGGCCAAGGTGGCGCTGATGGCAGCTATCACATGGCGCTGGACTGGATATAACATGGTTATTTTCTTAGCTGGTTTACAGAACATTCCGGGGTCTTTATATGAAGCAGCTGAAATGGATGGAGCGGGTAAACTACGCCAGTTCTTCTATATCACTGTGCCGCAGTTGAAACCGATCTTTTTATTCACGTTCGTACTTTCAACCATTGGTACCCTGCAATTGTTCGATGAACCATATATTCTAACTGAAGGCGGTCCGAATAATTCTACACTAACGATTACTTTGTACTTATATCAAAATGGCTTCAGATACTTTGACTTTGGTTACGCATCAGCAATCGCATATGTGCTCGTTCTGATCATCGGAGTACTATCCTGGGCACAAATGAAATGGGCAGGTGAAGATAAATGA
- a CDS encoding carbohydrate ABC transporter permease — MRHNVSPFRKTLLYIFLFIGVIVSVFPFYWMFVGATNPSGEIFKVPPNFLPGDYGWENFKNLNENVGIVRVLGNSLFITLTFTVLSAIVCTAAGYAFAKFQFKGRNAIFFMLLVAIMIPYHVTLIPLFEIFSNVNWLNTFQAVILPQVAYPFAIFLMRQNMQAIPDSLLEAARVDGAGEFHIFFRIVLPVMRPALAAVAIFLFMFQWNNFIWPLVVLQSQDMYTLPVALSSLVGMSRIDYGQVMMGTTLSTLPIMIFFLLLQKQFISGILGGSVKE; from the coding sequence ATGAGGCATAACGTCAGTCCTTTTAGAAAAACACTTCTTTACATCTTTTTATTTATTGGAGTTATCGTTTCCGTTTTTCCATTCTATTGGATGTTTGTGGGAGCGACGAATCCATCGGGTGAAATATTTAAGGTTCCGCCTAACTTCCTTCCAGGAGATTACGGCTGGGAGAACTTTAAAAACTTAAATGAAAATGTAGGTATTGTAAGAGTCCTTGGAAACTCTTTATTCATTACCTTAACGTTTACTGTGTTATCGGCGATCGTCTGTACGGCGGCCGGGTATGCTTTTGCAAAATTCCAGTTCAAAGGTAGAAATGCGATTTTCTTCATGTTGTTGGTAGCGATTATGATCCCATATCACGTAACCTTGATTCCGTTATTTGAGATCTTTTCGAATGTGAACTGGCTAAATACTTTTCAGGCGGTAATCCTGCCACAGGTTGCCTATCCGTTTGCGATATTCTTAATGAGGCAAAACATGCAGGCGATTCCTGACTCGCTCCTTGAAGCGGCCCGTGTCGATGGAGCAGGGGAATTTCATATCTTTTTCAGGATTGTCCTGCCTGTCATGAGACCCGCTCTTGCTGCGGTGGCGATCTTCTTATTCATGTTCCAGTGGAATAATTTTATATGGCCTTTAGTTGTGCTTCAGTCTCAAGATATGTACACATTACCAGTTGCGCTTTCTAGTCTTGTCGGTATGTCACGTATTGACTATGGGCAGGTCATGATGGGTACGACATTGTCCACATTGCCAATCATGATTTTCTTCTTATTGCTGCAAAAGCAGTTCATCTCTGGGATACTTGGAGGTTCTGTCAAAGAATAA